In Bos taurus isolate L1 Dominette 01449 registration number 42190680 breed Hereford chromosome 11, ARS-UCD2.0, whole genome shotgun sequence, one DNA window encodes the following:
- the C11H2orf50 gene encoding uncharacterized protein C2orf50 homolog isoform 1 (isoform 1 is encoded by transcript variant 1), producing the protein MGSRPTPGLQRTTSAEYRLPSTRPPASVPSTAPGGPVVGRGPTGGPQAPKAKWSALGADGVQRDQLWRELLEAERRSQQRWAQNWSFLKDYDPMGNKKEPVKLPDHVPRFSDTVPNSTNRAVGSRVDTPLGKTLIGLDFFFVEGARKKKLEEELQPI; encoded by the exons ATGGGAAGCCGCCCcactcctgggctccagagaacTACATCAGCTGAGTACCGACTGCCTTCAACCAGGCCTCCAGCCTCAGTCCCGTCCACTGCCCCAGGAGGCCCTGTGGTGGGCAGGGGTCCCACGGGTGGCCCCCAGGCCCCGAAGGCCAAATGGTCAGCCCTGGGGGCTGATGGTGTGCAGCGGGACCAGCTGTGGAGGGAACTGCTGGAGGCCGAGAGGAGGAGCCAGCAGCGCTG GGCTCAGAACTGGAGTTTCCTGAAAGACTATGACCCCATG GGCAACAAGAAGGAGCCCGTGAAGCTGCCAGACCATGTGCCTCGCTTCTCTGACACTGTCCCCAATTCCACGAACCGGGCCGTGGGCAGCCGGGTGGACACGCCTCTGGGGAAAACCCTCATCGGCCTTGACTTCTTCTTCGTGGAAGGAGCCCGGAAGAAGAAGCTGGAAGAGGAGCTGCAGCCCATCTAA
- the C11H2orf50 gene encoding uncharacterized protein C2orf50 homolog isoform 2 (isoform 2 is encoded by transcript variant 2): MGSRPTPGLQRTTSAEYRLPSTRPPASVPSTAPGGPVVGRGPTGGPQAPKAKWSALGADGVQRDQLWRELLEAERRSQQRWATRRSP, translated from the exons ATGGGAAGCCGCCCcactcctgggctccagagaacTACATCAGCTGAGTACCGACTGCCTTCAACCAGGCCTCCAGCCTCAGTCCCGTCCACTGCCCCAGGAGGCCCTGTGGTGGGCAGGGGTCCCACGGGTGGCCCCCAGGCCCCGAAGGCCAAATGGTCAGCCCTGGGGGCTGATGGTGTGCAGCGGGACCAGCTGTGGAGGGAACTGCTGGAGGCCGAGAGGAGGAGCCAGCAGCGCTG GGCAACAAGAAGGAGCCCGTGA